In Rhinatrema bivittatum chromosome 17, aRhiBiv1.1, whole genome shotgun sequence, one genomic interval encodes:
- the LRRC4C gene encoding leucine-rich repeat-containing protein 4C translates to MLNKMTLHPQQMMIGPRFNRALFDPLLVVLLALQLLVVAGLVRAQTCPSVCSCSNQFSKVVCTRRNLREVPDGISTNTRLLNLHENQIQIIKVDSFKHLRHLEILQLSRNHIRTIEIGAFNGLANLNTLELFDNRLTTIPNGAFEYLSKLKELWLRNNPIESIPSYAFNRIPSLRRLDLGEMKRLSYISEGAFEGLSNLRYLNLGTCNLREIPNLTPLVKLDELDLSGNHLSILRPGSFQGLTHLQKLWMMHSQIQIIERNAFDDLQSLVELNLAHNNLTLLPHDLFTPLHHLQRIQLHHNPWNCNCDILWLSWWLKEIVTTGSTCCARCSTPPNLKGRHIAELDQNYFTCYAPVILEPPADLNVTEGMAAELKCRASTSLTSVSWITPNGTIMTHGAYKVRISVLNDGTLNFTNVTVRDTGLYTCMVSNSAGNTTASATLNVTATDNGYTYFSTVTVETMEPSQDEARTTEHNVGPTPVTDWVTTNATTFLTPQSTKSTEKPFTIPITDPSNRIPGIDEVMKTTKIIIGCFVAITLMAAVMLVIFYKMRKQHHRKNHHAPTRTVEIINVDDELTGDTPIESHLPMPAIEHEHLNHYNSYKSPFNHTTTVNTINSIHSSVHEPLLIRANSKDNVQETQI, encoded by the coding sequence ATGTTGAACAAGATGACATTACATCCACAGCAGATGATGATAGGTCCTAGGTTTAACAGGGCCCTATTTGACCCCTTGCTTGTTGTGTTGTTGGCTCTTCAGCTTTTAGTAGTGGCTGGTCTAGTTAGGGCTCAGACTTGCCCTTCCGTCTGTTCCTGCAGCAATCAATTCAGCAAAGTGGTTTGTACACGGAGGAATCTGCGGGAAGTCCCAGACGGCATTTCCACCAACACACGGCTCTTGAATCTCCATGAGAATCAGATCCAAATAATTAAAGTGGACAGTTTTAAACATTTAAGGCACTTGGAGATCCTACAGCTAAGCAGAAACCATATTAGGACAATTGAAATTGGGGCCTTCAATGGTCTTGCTAACCTCAATACTCTAGAACTCTTTGACAATCGTTTAACCACCATCCCAAATGGAGCTTTTGAATACTTGTCAAAATTAAAGGAACTTTGGTTGAGAAACAACCCCATTGAGAGCATTCCTTCTTATGCTTTTAATCGTATCCCTTCTTTGCGCAGATTGGATTTGGGAGAGATGAAAAGACTATCATACATTTCAGAAGGTGCTTTCGAGGGCCTATCAAATTTGCGATATTTGAACCTTGGAACGTGTAACCTCCGGGAAATCCCAAACCTCACACCACTTGTCAAACTTGATGAATTGGACCTTTCTGGAAATCATTTGTCTATTCTCAGGCCAGGTTCTTTTCAAGGGTTAACCCACCTTCAAAAATTGTGGATGATGCATTCCCAAATTCAAATCATTGAAAGGAATGCCTTTGATGACCTTCAATCATTGGTAGAGCTTAACTTGGCACATAACAATCTAACATTACTGCCTCATGACCTTTTTACACCTCTTCATCATCTACAAAGGATTCAGTTACATCACAACCCTTGGAACTGCAATTGTGACATTCTTTGGCTCAGCTGGTGGCTAAAGGAGATAGTAACCACTGGCAGCACCTGTTGTGCCCGTTGCAGTACACCTCCAAATTTAAAAGGAAGGCATATTGCAGAGCTAGACCAGAATTATTTTACATGCTATGCCCCAGTGATCTTGGAGCCCCCAGCAGACCTCAATGTCACAGAGGGCATGGCAGCAGAACTTAAATGTCGAGCATCAACTTCTTTGACCTCTGTAAGTTGGATTACCCCTAATGGAACAATTATGACACATGGGGCATATAAAGTTCGAATTTCCGTGCTCAATGATGGCACATtaaattttacaaatgtaactgTGCGAGACACAGGCTTGTACACATGCATGGTGAGTAACTCTGCAGGTAACACTACAGCATCAGCCACCCTAAATGTGACCGCAACAGATAATGGTTATACGTACTTTTCTACGGTAACTGTAGAAACAATGGAACCTTCTCAGGATGAGGCGCGGACCACAGAACATAATGTGGGGCCCACACCGGTCACTGACTGGGTGACTACCAATGCCACAACCTTTCTCACGCCGCAGAGCACAAAGTCAACAGAAAAACCTTTCACCATTCCAATTACAGACCCGAGCAATAGGATTCCTGGCATAGATGAGGTTATGAAGACCACTAAGATAATCATTGGTTGTTTTGTGGCCATTACTCTTATGGCAGCTGTGATGCTGGTCATTTTCTACAAGATGAGGAAACAGCATCATCGGAAAAACCATCATGCTCCCACAAGGACTGTAGAGATCATTAACGTGGATGATGAGCTTACAGGAGATACGCCAATAGAGAGTCATTTGCCCATGCCTGCTATAGAGCATGAACACTTAAATCACTATAACTCTTATAAGTCTCCTTTCAACCACACAACAACAGTTAACACAATAAATTCAATACACAGTTCTGTGCATGAACCGTTACTTATTCGAGCAAACTCTAAAGATAACGTACAAGAGActcagatctaa